One region of Wyeomyia smithii strain HCP4-BCI-WySm-NY-G18 chromosome 3, ASM2978416v1, whole genome shotgun sequence genomic DNA includes:
- the LOC129729032 gene encoding uncharacterized protein LOC129729032: MPPIRRPNIGSRSRNARKIAILRATRSSEQNTAANQQLRERITRIRARRTQVEAEAQVNAGPQDEHNLISNANRRRTISALNIQLHRAAFQYDCTTDYSKLPCVTIGPMDLVCQHCNALKFHSETAGFCCSGGKVKLPPLAQPPEPLLSLLTQDSLEAKHFLTNVHKYNSCFQMTSFGANIVEESGFNPTFKNAVDMYVKIETERLNFIKFNQVKLQSEEYVHLRDAISSDGNVHDIGRLTILPSTYVGSPRYMQEHSQDAMTYVRHYGRPELFITFTCNPKWTEISQFLLPGQTSSDRHDITARVFRQKQKCLMDFIVKQRVFGEVRCWMYSIEWQKRGLPHSHTLIWLVDKIRSEHIDNIIHAEIPDANIDAGLFEIVKSHMVHGPCGQHNPRSPCMVGDKCTKRYPRPLLAETISGNDGYPLYRRRSPEDNGQSFIMNLKGSNVVVDNSWIVPYSPLLSKTFKTHCNVELCNSIKSIKYVCKYVNKGSDMAVFGIAAPDANDEVTRYQLGRYSDPFAQTLLYSEIPRYYTWNASSKMFQRRKQGQEVPGYDNVFSTDALGRIYTVHPKNDECFYLRLLLVNVRGPTSFESLRTVDGELFELWSKYKDYMADDILHRVRTTTLNYQLEMDDGIHNEALLLIEDMCLLMSGSSLDKLGMVVPNRAMHDALNRELEREREYDRDALNQAVRTKIPLLTNQQKEVYDTLLKAVDEGNGGIYFIDAPGGTGKTFLISLLLDSVRSRSEVAVAVASSGIAATLLEGGRTAHSAFKLPLNLQMTDEPTCNILKNSVMAKVLQNCKIIIWDECTMANKRALEALDRTMRDLRSNARHFEGALIVLAGDFRQTLPVIPRSTAADAINACLKLSHLWRFVKKLKLTTNMRVLMQNNSSADVFSNQWLAIGNGEIPIDVCNGLITLPPNFCHYTTTKEELITNVFPNIIHNYTNYDWLSARAILAAKNKDVDELNFAIQNAIPGHLCQFKSVDCVTNPEEVTNYPTEFLNSLVLPGFPPHNLQLKIGSVIIMLRNLNQPKLCNGTRLVVKQLKNNIIQGTILKGKFQGGEVLIPRIPLIATDLPFEFKRIQFPVRLAFAMTINKSQGQSLEVCGVNLEFPCFSHGQLYVACSRVARSSVTAAAVIQHSDKQQQQQQHIHGTDGGMGGKGRGITGINAGRQNIEVERFDSLRLSGGEYSKE, translated from the exons ATGCCGCCAATCAGAAGACCAAACATTGGTTCACGCAGCCGTAATGCACGAAAAATAGCAATTCTCCGTGCAACTAGAAGCTCTGAGCAAAACACTGCAGCAAATCAACAGCTTCGGGAACGGATAACGAGAATTCGTGCACGACGAACTCAGGTGGAAGCAGAAGCACAGGTGAATGCTGGACCGCAGGACGAACACAATTTGATATCTAACGCCAATCGCCGAAGAACAATAAGCGCTTTAAACATCCAATTGCATCGCGCTGCGTTCCAATATGACTGCACAACAGACTACAGCAAACTGCCATGCGTTACTATTGGACCCATGGATTTGGTATGCCAACATTGCAATGCTCTGAAATTTCACTCGGAAACAGCAGGATTCTGTTGTTCAGGTGGCAAAGTGAAGTTGCCACCACTGGCTCAACCACCAGAACCATTGCTATCATTGTTGACTCAAGACTCGCTGgaagcaaaacattttttaacgAATGTTCATAAGTATAATAGCTGCTTCCAAATGACGTCTTTCGGAGCGAACATCGTTGAAGAAAGTGGATTCAACCCAACGTTTAAG AATGCGGTGGACATGTACGTCAAAATTGAGACTGAGCGCTTgaacttcataaaattcaatcaaGTCAAACTGCAGTCCGAGGAGTACGTTCATTTGCGAGATGCAATAAGTTCAGATGGGAATGTCCATGATATTGGTCGATTGACAATTCTTCCATCCACTTATGTCGGAAGTCCACGATATATGCAAGAACATTCCCAAGATGCCATGACGTATGTGAGACATTACGGCCGCCCAGAACTTTTCATAACGTTTACATGTAACCCGAAATGGACGGAAATATCTCAGTTCTTACTACCCGGCCAGACATCGAGCGATAGGCATGATATTACCGCACGGGTATTCCGGCAGAAGCAAAAATGTCTCATGGATTTCATTGTTAAGCAGAGGGTGTTTGGCGAAGTGAGATGCTGGATGTACTCCATCGAATGGCAGAAACGAGGTCTTCCGCATTCACATACGCTTATATG GTTGGTTGACAAAATACGTTCTGAACATATCGATAACATAATACATGCGGAAATCCCGGACGCAAATATAGATGCAGGACTATTTGAAATTGTTAAATCACATATGGTCCATGGACCTTGCGGTCAACACAATCCAAGATCACCGTGTATGGTTGGTGATAAATGCACGAAACGATATCCCCGTCCATTGCTCGCCGAAACTATTTCCGGAAATGATGGATACCCCCTGTACCGGCGGCGTTCCCCCGAGGACAATGGCCAGTCGTTTATAATGAACCTAAAAGGAAGTAACGTTGTTGTTGACAACAGCTGGATTGTTCCATATTCACCGCTACTCTCCAAAACCTTCAAAACACACTGCAATGTTGAATTATGCAACTCGATCAAATCAATCAAGTATGTTTGTAAATATGTGAACAAGGGCAGCGACATGGCCGTTTTTGGAATTGCTGCTCCAGATGCGAACGACGAAGTGACACGATATCAATTGGGCCGTTAT AGCGATCCATTTGCCCAAACACTCCTATACTCCGAAATCCCGCGGTATTATACATGGAATGCGTCATCAAAAATGTTCCAGAGGAGAAAGCAAGGGCAAGAAGTTCCCGGatacgacaatgttttttccacCGACGCACTTGGACGAATCTATACTGTGCATCCGAAAAACGATGAGTGTTTTTATCTTCGTCTGCTGTTGGTCAATGTTCGTGGACCTACATCATTTGAATCACTTCGGACCGTGGATGGTGAACTAT TCGAATTGTGGAGCAAATATAAGGATTATATGGCTGACGATATTTTGCATCGAGTTCGTACAACCACTCTAAATTACCAACTTGAAATGGACGATGGGATACACAACGAGGCGTTGCTCTTGATTGAAGACATGTGTTTGCTCATGAGCGGCAGTTCGTTGGACAAACTAGGCATGGTAGTACCGAATCGTGCAATGCACGATGCATTGAACCGAGAGTTAGAACGTGAACGAGAATACGATCGAGACGCATTGAACCAGGCAGTTAGAACAAAAATTCCGTTATTGACTAACCAGCAAAAGGAAGTATACGACACATTGCTGAAAGCGGTTGACGAGGGAAACGGAGGCATTTACTTCATCGACGCGCCTGGCGGAACTGGCAAGACGTTTCTGATTTCATTGTTGTTGGATTCAGTAAGATCGAGATCGGAAGTTGCAGTGGCTGTTGCATCCTCAGGGATTGCAGCAACATTGTTAGAAGGTGGTCGTACAGCTCATTCCGCGTTCAAGCTGCCATTGAATCTCCAAATGACTGACGAACCGACAtgcaatattttgaaaaattcagtcATGGCAAAAGTGTTGCAGAATTGTAAAATTATCATCTGGGACGAATGCACAATGGCAAACAAACGAGCATTGGAGGCACTAGATAGAACAATGAGAGATCTacgaagcaacgcaagacactTTGAAGGGGCACTTATTGTGTTGGcag GCGATTTTCGACAAACGCTTCCCGTTATTCCGCGATCAACGGCAGCAGATGCAATCAACGCTTGCCTTAAACTCTCTCATTTGTGGCGTTTTGTGAAGAAGCTGAAATTGACAACCAACATGCGAGTGCTGATGCAAAATAATTCGTCCGCAGATGTGTTCTCAAATCAATGGTTAGCCATTGGTAATGGGGAAATACCAATCGATGTTTGCAACGGATTGATTACACTGCCGCCGAATTTCTGCCATTACACAACGACGAAAGAGGAACTGATTACTAATGTATTCCCAAATATCATACACAATTATACAAATTACGATTGGTTGAGTGCACGTGCTATTTtggcagcaaaaaataaagatGTCGATGAGTTGAACTTCGCAATTCAAAATGCAATTCCTGGACATTTGTGTCAATTCAAGTCAGTAGATTGTGTGACTAATCCTGAAGAAGTGACCAATTATCCAACGGAGTTCCTAAATTCATTGGTTTTGCCAGGATTTCCACCGCACAATTTGCAACTAAAGATTGGATCAGTCATCATCATGCTCAGGAACCTCAACCAACCTAAGTTATGCAATGGGACAAGATTAGTAGTCAAGCAACTCAAAAACAATATAATTCAAGGAACAATACTCAAAGGGAAATTCCAGGGCGGAGAAGTGCTTATACCCAGAATTCCTTTAATTGCTACCGATTTACCATTTGAGTTCAAACGCATTCAATTTCCCGTACGCCTTGCATTCGCtatgactataaacaaatctcaAGGTCAATCTTTGGAGGTATGCGGAGTGAATCTTGAGTTTCCATGCTTTTCACATGGTCAATTGTATGTGGCATGCTCGCGTGTTG CACGTAGTAGTGTAACAGCGGCAGCAGTCATCCAGCACAGTGAtaagcagcaacagcaacagcaacacaTCCATGGAACGGACGGAGGCATGGGAGGCAAAGGGAGAGGTATCACAGGAATAAATGCAGGACGGCAGAATATTGAAGTGGAAAGGTTTGATTCGCTTAGACTTTCAGGAGGGGAATATTCAAAGGAATAG